One Helianthus annuus cultivar XRQ/B chromosome 12, HanXRQr2.0-SUNRISE, whole genome shotgun sequence genomic region harbors:
- the LOC110919731 gene encoding uncharacterized protein LOC110919731, which translates to MTGEALKDIADKALMGKLKEVDSESEESKSVSSVSVKQEESGVQEIKSVKLSESESNNVGKTDCVEQIVEKFDLGQVKEAYDTLARSIKMIQKESVENDKATKLAKATLLDKQNEVNFHLDTIASLKKELELKYPYGVEAALNLKLRSIEDDLPETIDVTFSPSDTDNESQVIKTVVDQVLDEESEKSEKAQFEKVVSDSEDEGNFLDQYIPKSEKSVNDDPIMVVYTMIGTDKLYSDYEYPLQNVKIENVEKVLKLVEMNINEVNNNEFFSKPKKSFVTSRPTSSGKKDGDDDVVEFENEVDKFLAEFPPITNKVKMIVKEEVPNVTFDFPKTNAKCDVMFGSVSEGLPKSILSKWIMDTGASRHMTGMLALLYDVKSINGSYVGFAGNQGGRIVGQGTLSNGVISFDKGSSVVFDPLHNSCCDLDIHKNPKLAKFSGVLEFVGRIPIQKALTDQRPIYKSHIERFWKNASYDDQNKVISSIVEVHGKEEKILVTEALIREVVNFPDEPESPMRFPERMVKGCMLRMGYQGALNAGNYLKSKFQKPYKFLIHCVLMSLSHTKGSYDTMRDYQMNMVTALLLNKKYNFSHIVFHYMAENIKTGSKSWMYPRFVQMMIDHAYPEIDRNINNDLLIQSHMSNDTLKQLVRYHPNHPEPKVGAAFFGFIKDANYVDPDPFDHQNWRNVAEMKEAAYAEELKVLEDFKSTKNEWYVKETGRRRRKATPIVQNAEESSSQPKKKQKKVAKTLLVDEPEEDETVVAAEEDPFNVEKNLMFDTEVLETGPTVEVEVEHVVNVEAQKGKEKVIDDIEGDDVDKDTTSSSSSSDDEIDETERLRRVQKEIEQEKLLRKRKRQEKDDDDAYVPSPEHVFESQSPPGGRKKAVARKKVISPKIRKVTPKIKMPKITPPLTQGQLTPGSAGFRNFPKVPSNLNVSLDDVGDFDFANTSQVKNVEKKVHEVIAENKKLAAENKKVIDCERILEMRVKRLENDNKELTPPLTQGQLTPGSAGFRNFPKVPSNLNVSLDDVGDFDFANTSQVKNVEKKVHEVIAENKKLAAENKKVIDCERILEMRVKRLENDNKELVKKIDSDQSEIDIFKVKIAELEEEKARRDEQNEYFKLKNKELEAAKAFRDHEFYMLNKVVESMLGMSVEQKFEELQVEELRAERQAKIDEQTKEKGKGVEGSSAVTERSIVPSMVVENPEPISAVSGLFEDYTPLEELIGDSDEDDEEEDEEEDEKDEKVYSASSHGSGKDDDDDDAQGGTGLKVTEASAE; encoded by the exons TCGGTAAAACTGATTGTGTAGAGCAGAttgttgaaaag TTTGACCTTGGCCAAGTTAAAGAGGCGTACGATACTCTCGCTAGGTCAATCAAGATGATACAAAAGGAAAGTGTTGAAAACGATAAAGCtacaaaattggctaaagcaacacTATTAGATAAACAAAATGAagtcaattttcatttagacacaatcgcATCGCTTAAGAAAGAACTCGaattg AAATATCCATATGGGGTGGAAGCGGCTTTGAATCTCAAATTGAGATCGATAGAAGATGATTTGCCTGAGACCATagatgtcacattctccccatccGATACTGACAACgaatctcaggttatcaaaactgttgtcgatcaggtgttggatgaggagAGTGAGAAATCTGAAAAGGCTCAATTTGAGAAGGTTGTTAGTGATTCTGAAGATGAAGGGAATTTCTTAGATCAATACATACCGAAATCGGAAAAGAGTGTGAATGACGATCCGATTATGGTGGTATACACCATGAttggaacagacaaactttattccgatTACGAGTATCCACTTCAGAATGTGAAAATCGAGAATGTCGAAAAAGTGTTAAAAttggttgaaatgaacattaacgaggttaataacaatgaattcttttcGAAACCTAAGAAATCGTTTGTTACATCACGACCCACAAGTTCGGGAAAGAAAGATGGGGATG ATGATGTGGTTGagtttgaaaatgaagttgataaGTTTCTTGCTGAATTTCCACCGATAACTAACAAAGTTAAAATGATTGTGAAAGAAGAGGTTCCAAATGTCACATTTGATTTTCCGAAAACAAATGCGAAGTGTGATGTTATGTTCGGAAGTGTGTCGGAA GGGTTGCCCAAGTCAATTCTATCAAAGTGGATTATGGATACTGgcgcttcaaggcatatgactgggATGCTTGCTCTGCTCTATGATGTCAAATCCATAAACGGAAGCTATGTTGGATTTGCAGGGAATCAAGGTGGAAGGATCGTTGGTCAAGGAACGCTGTCAAATGGAGTGATTTCGttcgacaaa GGTTCCAGTGTTGTCTTTGATCCCCttcacaacagttgttgtgaTTTGGATATACATAAAAACCCAAAGTTGGCAAAATTTAGTGGTGTATTGGAATTCGTGGGTCGTATTCCCATCCAGAAGGCATTGACTGATCAAAGACCAATATACAAATCTCACATAGAACGATTCTGGAAAAATGCAAGCTATGATGATCAGAACAAAGTTATCTCATCAATTGTTGAGGTGCATGGCAAGGAGGAAAAGATTCTAGTCACTGAAGCTCTTATCCGTGAAGTTGTTAACTTTCCAGATGAGCCAGAGTCGCCAATGAGATTTCCAGAAAGAATGGTGAAAGGCTGCATGCTAAGAATGGGATATCAGGGAGCTTTAAATGCTGGGAATTATTTGAAATCGAAGTTTCAGAAACCATACAAGTTCCTGATTCACTGTGTGTTGATGTCATTGAGTCACACAAAGGGAAGTTATGATACGATGAGAGATTATCAAATGAATATGGTTACTGCGTTGTTGTTGAACAAAAAGTATAATTTCTCACACATTGTATTCCATTATATGGCTGAGAATATTAAGACAGGCAGCAAGAGCTGGATGTATCCGAGGTTTGTGCAAATGATGATTGATCACGCTTATCCTGAGATTGACAGAAACATAAACAATGACTTGTTGATACAATCTCACATGAGCAATGATACGCTTAAGCAGCTTGTGAGATACCACCCGAATCATCCAGAGCCGAAAGTTGGTGCTGCATTCTTTGGTTTCATAAAAGATGCTAACTATGTTGATCCAGATCCATTTGATCATCAGAACTGGAGGAATGTAGCTGAGATGAAAGAGGCAGCGTatgctgaagagttgaaagttcTTGAAGACTTCAAAAGCACCAAAAATGAATGGTATGTGAAAGAAACTGGGAGAAGACGCAGAAAGGCCACTCCTATTGTTCAAAATGCTGAGGAATCTTCTTCACAACCAaagaagaagcaaaagaaagTCGCAAAAACGTTATTGGTTGATGAACCTGAAGAAGACGAAACAGTGGTAGCTGCGGAAGAAGATCCTTTTAATGTTGAAAAAAATTTGATGTTTGATACTGAAGTTTTGGAAACAGGGCCAACTGTGGAAGTTGAAGTTGAGCATGTTGTGAATGTTGAAGCTCAGAAAGGAAAAGAGAAAGTTATTGATGATATTGAGGGAGATGATGTGGATAAAGACACTACAAGCTCCTCTAGCTCTTCAGATGATGAGATTGATGAGACTGAACGTTTACGAAGAGTTCAGAAAGAAATAGAACAAGAAAAATtgttgagaaagagaaagagacaggAAAAGGACGATGATGATGCTTACGTTCCTTCTCCAGAACATGTCTTCGAATCACAATCTCCTCCAGGTGGTAGAAAGAAAGCCGTAGCTCGAAAGAAAGTCATATCTCCAAAGATTCGCAAAGTTACACCAAAGATTAAAATGCCAAAGATT acacctccactcacccaaggTCAACTTACACCGGGTTCTGCGGGATTCCGAAATTTTCCAAAGGTGCCTTCGAATTTGAATGTGAGCCTGGATGATGTTGGAGATTTTGATTTCGCAAACACTTCACAAGTAAAGAATGTTGAAAAGAAGGTTCATGAAGTGATTGCTGAGAACAAGAAGCTAGCCGCTGAAAACAAGAAAGTTATAGATTGTGAAAGAATTCTAGAAATGCGTGTGAAGAGGTTGGAGAATGATAACAAAgagttg acacctccactcacccaaggTCAACTTACACCGGGTTCTGCGGGATTCCGAAATTTTCCAAAGGTGCCTTCGAATTTGAATGTGAGCCTGGATGATGTTGGAGATTTTGATTTCGCAAACACTTCACAAGTAAAGAATGTTGAAAAGAAGGTTCATGAAGTGATTGCTGAGAACAAGAAGCTAGCCGCTGAAAACAAGAAAGTTATAGATTGTGAAAGAATTCTAGAAATGCGTGTGAAGAGGTTGGAGAATGATAACAAAgagttggtgaaaaagattgattCTGATCAGTCAGAGATAGACATCTTCAAGGtgaaaattgctgagcttgaggaAGAGAAAGCTCGTCGAGATGAGCAAAATGAGTACttcaagttgaagaacaaagAACTTGAAGCAGCTAAAGCGTTCAGAGATCACGAGTTCTATATGCTGAATAAAGTAGTTGAAAGCATGCTCGGAATGTCTGTAGAGCAAAAGTTTGAAGAATTGCAAGTTGAAGAGCTCAGAGCAGAACGTCAAGCTAAAATAGATGAGCAAACGAAAGAAAAGGGTAAAGGCGTTGAAGGAAGTTCTGCAGTAACAGAAAGATCGATTGTACCTTCAATGGTTGTTGAAAATCCTGAGCCTATCTCTGCAGTTTCAGGTCTTTTTGAGGATTATACTCCTCTTGAAGAGTTGATTGGagatagtgatgaagatgatgaggaggaggatgaagaggaagatgaaaAAGATGAGAAAGTCTATTCTGCAAGCAGTCATGGTTCAGGaaaagatgatgatgacgatgatgctcaGGGTGGTACAGGGT